Part of the Edaphobacter lichenicola genome, CCCAGACCGTGACGGAGTTGTTGTCATTGTTCATCACAGTGGGTTTGTCCGCCGTGCCGCACTGGAACGTATTCACCACGTGATACGCGGTCAGCGCAGAGTCCGGCGTCAGAATACGAACCTGCAGATCACGAAGCTCGTACGACTCGAGCTTGCAGTGTTTCAGCGTGATCAGCAGCGTGTCCAGAGCCTGAATGTGTTCGTCCACCAGAATGAAGTCTTCCGTAAACAGACTGCGGACCGTCCCGAAGTCGCCTTCAGCCATCGTC contains:
- a CDS encoding nuclear transport factor 2 family protein, whose amino-acid sequence is MRLLLLVIASLVASGAVAQTPAASTPLPASIDIVKLEQNLWTTMAEGDFGTVRSLFTEDFILVDEHIQALDTLLITLKHCKLESYELRDLQVRILTPDSALTAYHVVNTFQCGTADKPTVMNNDNNSVTVWVRQPKSGRWLAQVHTETPAKP